One window of bacterium genomic DNA carries:
- a CDS encoding response regulator — MHLQTVSNTPKKILLVEDSENLCQVITKRAQKKFGYSCRVDNTGENCIQLCREEKPDVLILDMGLPKVSGLSLLRMIKQDSELQNIPVIAYTAYSYHDLVAECADLGIDAYFTKSEPISELFDLIQNQINKTQH; from the coding sequence ATGCATCTCCAAACAGTTTCAAATACTCCAAAAAAAATACTGCTGGTTGAAGACTCCGAAAACCTGTGTCAAGTTATCACCAAGCGCGCTCAAAAAAAATTTGGTTACTCCTGCAGAGTAGATAATACGGGAGAAAATTGCATCCAGCTATGCCGTGAAGAAAAACCCGATGTTCTTATTTTAGATATGGGACTTCCCAAGGTAAGTGGTTTAAGCCTGCTCCGCATGATTAAACAAGATAGCGAATTACAAAACATCCCGGTAATTGCCTACACCGCTTATAGCTACCACGATTTAGTAGCCGAATGTGCCGATTTAGGAATAGATGCCTACTTCACCAAATCGGAACCTATTTCCGAACTCTTCGATCTTATTCAAAATCAAATCAATAAAACCCAACATTAA